Within the Bacillus spongiae genome, the region CATGATCGTACAGGATTTGAACGGAAGTTCAAAATCTATGAGTGTGAAGACTGTTCCTCATGCCCATTTCGTTCATCATGCACAAAAGCAAAAGAAGGCAATAATCGAAAACTAATGGTGAATAAAAATTGGGAACAGCAAAAAGAATATGTAAGAGCGAAGCTTTCAGAAGAAAAAACGAGGGCCATTTATCGAAAACGGAAAATCGATGTGGAACCAGTTTTTGGATTCTTGAAAGCGAATTTGTGTTTCTCCCGATTTTCTGTACGTGGAAAATCGAAGGTAGAAAACGAAATGGGTCTCGCGTTAATGGCAGTGAATTTAAGAAAATTCACTGCCATTAACTAAGGTTATACAAGTAATCAAACCCAAAAATAAAAG harbors:
- a CDS encoding transposase; this encodes HDRTGFERKFKIYECEDCSSCPFRSSCTKAKEGNNRKLMVNKNWEQQKEYVRAKLSEEKTRAIYRKRKIDVEPVFGFLKANLCFSRFSVRGKSKVENEMGLALMAVNLRKFTAIN